One genomic window of Candidatus Minimicrobia sp. QA0096 includes the following:
- a CDS encoding Hsp20/alpha crystallin family protein, producing the protein MARKQDDTLLTEQELAAAFIDDDNDDLLPGFNDDNSRSNSTPTTRSDDNWEDEADDAMGQLAVDVFETENNLVIKARTAGVDRNDLDVSISDGILTISGTLSSGDEADVRQWHIQECYWGEFSRTLALPTAVNEEGVKAELKDGVLTITFEKIKQEKAKKIQVL; encoded by the coding sequence ATGGCCCGAAAGCAAGATGATACATTACTAACAGAACAGGAATTGGCTGCGGCGTTTATTGACGATGATAACGACGATCTGCTACCTGGTTTTAACGACGACAATAGTAGAAGCAATAGCACACCAACAACGCGATCCGACGATAATTGGGAAGATGAAGCTGATGACGCAATGGGACAATTGGCTGTTGACGTTTTCGAGACAGAAAACAACCTAGTTATCAAAGCTCGTACCGCTGGCGTAGATCGAAACGACCTAGACGTAAGCATTTCTGACGGTATTTTAACAATTAGCGGCACACTGTCTAGCGGTGACGAAGCAGATGTTCGCCAATGGCACATCCAAGAATGCTACTGGGGCGAATTCAGTCGTACATTAGCATTGCCAACCGCTGTAAATGAAGAAGGTGTTAAGGCAGAATTAAAAGATGGCGTTTTGACAATTACTTTTGAAAAGATAAAGCAAGAAAAAGCAAAGAAGATTCAAGTTCTGTAA
- a CDS encoding ComF family protein, with product MFDTLLSIIAPHHCYKCGETGGILCLDCKKYITSRKYDMCVLCGDLLENGNLCKKHNLPCDMIWCFSRRTGVVAKIIDDYKFNRVQAAAGLLSEFLDEALPELPSDAAIVPIPTISKNIRRRGFDHIRKIAVKLSRRRKIEYCSLLRRRNNVTQHFTKSSAQRKRQAKEFFEIAGKVDKNKRYIIIDDIFTTGSTVLAAAECLKKNGAKHVEIAVIARHGRPKL from the coding sequence ATGTTTGACACGCTATTATCAATCATCGCTCCTCACCACTGTTATAAGTGCGGTGAAACGGGTGGTATTTTATGCTTAGATTGTAAAAAATACATCACGAGTCGGAAGTATGATATGTGCGTATTGTGTGGCGATTTATTGGAGAATGGCAATTTATGTAAAAAGCATAATCTTCCCTGTGATATGATCTGGTGTTTTTCACGGCGTACAGGTGTTGTTGCAAAGATCATTGATGATTATAAGTTTAACCGCGTTCAGGCAGCGGCTGGATTGCTAAGTGAGTTCTTAGACGAAGCTCTGCCTGAATTGCCGTCAGATGCGGCAATTGTACCAATCCCTACAATTTCTAAGAATATTCGACGCCGTGGATTTGATCATATCCGAAAAATTGCCGTTAAACTATCTCGACGTAGAAAAATAGAATATTGTTCCCTGCTTCGGCGTAGAAACAATGTCACTCAGCATTTCACAAAATCTTCCGCCCAGAGAAAACGCCAAGCAAAGGAGTTTTTTGAAATTGCGGGTAAAGTTGATAAAAATAAGAGGTATATCATTATTGATGATATATTTACGACTGGCTCAACTGTGTTGGCGGCGGCGGAATGTTTGAAGAAAAATGGTGCTAAACACGTGGAAATTGCGGTTATTGCCAGGCACGGGCGCCCGAAGCTATGA
- a CDS encoding PrgI family protein — translation MSVYKVPQDVEAEDKLLGPFSFRQFVFLIIAVIGIAIAYGLSTILLPLAIIPVPIILFFGALALPLKKDQPMEVYLAAVISFMLKPKKRLWQPDGIERLVEVIAPKVEEKTYGNNYDQAEVQRRLSYLANLVDSQGWSIRGVNNPNSSMRADLFNEGQAANDILDENSATAQNINHLINQSDVRRRQEVIQKMQTGQSATPPPTQTPQPSQPDNPTPAAPLQMNPYPTMRQSVLNPVSGLPVTNTPAQTQPTTTPQTSVNEVPPAIIELANNRDLSIETIAREANRIQQENKLSDEEVVISLR, via the coding sequence ATGTCGGTGTATAAAGTCCCTCAAGATGTCGAGGCGGAGGACAAACTGCTCGGGCCGTTTAGTTTCCGACAGTTTGTGTTCTTAATTATAGCTGTTATCGGAATCGCTATCGCGTACGGTTTGAGTACAATTTTACTACCTTTGGCAATAATTCCTGTGCCGATAATTTTATTCTTTGGAGCGCTGGCTTTACCGCTTAAAAAAGATCAGCCAATGGAAGTTTATTTGGCAGCAGTCATTTCTTTTATGTTAAAACCAAAAAAACGTCTATGGCAGCCTGATGGAATTGAAAGATTAGTCGAAGTTATCGCGCCAAAAGTCGAGGAGAAGACTTACGGAAATAATTACGATCAAGCCGAAGTTCAGCGAAGATTGTCATATTTGGCGAATTTGGTAGATAGTCAAGGTTGGTCAATTCGTGGCGTCAATAATCCGAATAGCTCGATGCGTGCCGACTTATTCAACGAAGGGCAAGCGGCTAACGACATATTGGATGAAAATAGTGCTACGGCGCAAAATATCAATCACTTAATAAATCAGTCAGATGTTCGTAGACGACAAGAAGTTATCCAAAAGATGCAAACAGGGCAATCTGCTACACCGCCTCCTACGCAAACACCTCAACCATCTCAACCAGATAATCCTACTCCAGCCGCACCACTACAAATGAATCCGTACCCAACAATGCGTCAATCCGTATTAAATCCAGTGTCCGGACTACCTGTCACGAACACTCCAGCTCAAACTCAGCCGACAACCACGCCGCAAACTAGCGTAAACGAGGTGCCACCTGCTATAATAGAACTGGCAAATAACCGCGACCTCTCGATTGAAACGATTGCGCGTGAGGCAAATCGAATTCAGCAAGAAAATAAATTATCAGATGAGGAAGTGGTGATTTCACTACGTTAG
- a CDS encoding 23S rRNA (pseudouridine(1915)-N(3))-methyltransferase RlmH — protein MKITIITIGKKHEAWVQPGIFRFLERLRAPFAAEMIILPHSSFEGDRARQEESERIFSRLNSDDFVILLDERGKNLSSPELSNLITGNINKHIIFIIGGAYGVTSDLRQKSNIVWSLSNLVFPHQLVRLILAEQLYRAQEIHRGSHYHHS, from the coding sequence ATGAAAATCACCATTATAACAATCGGAAAAAAGCACGAAGCCTGGGTTCAGCCAGGCATTTTTCGTTTTTTAGAGCGTCTACGAGCACCTTTTGCTGCGGAAATGATTATTCTACCGCATTCAAGCTTTGAAGGCGACAGAGCGCGCCAGGAAGAGTCTGAGCGTATTTTTTCACGCCTTAATTCAGACGACTTCGTTATTTTGCTCGATGAGCGCGGAAAAAACTTATCATCGCCAGAATTATCTAATTTAATTACAGGCAACATCAATAAGCATATTATTTTTATCATCGGTGGCGCTTACGGAGTTACCAGCGACTTGCGCCAAAAATCCAACATCGTCTGGTCATTATCAAACTTAGTGTTTCCGCACCAATTAGTTCGTCTTATTTTAGCTGAACAATTGTACCGCGCCCAAGAAATCCATCGCGGCAGTCATTATCATCACTCATAG
- a CDS encoding VanZ family protein, with amino-acid sequence MGYLISIKVALILFPILAFLITLPYMIANYRKYGSVNKLRTLIFYSFILYLLTVYFLVILPLPNPESVHTTYAENLNLIPFSFVADFIKDSPLVLTDSSTWITAIKHPTFYVPAFNILMLIPFGIYLRYYFKCSLKKTLLLTAILSLFFEITQLSGLYFIYSGPYRLADVDDIIQNTIGGCVGYFLGWFATWLLPSREEIDEKSFEAGSRVSGIRVSLSLIIDAVIIRIPYTLSKTQLPFSLFLALYFSLIPLLNGKTFGSALLKFGLKFENKKRIRTIFRGILLTIYFRIIPAGLFYLADEFNKEANSLLFLCLFAITFLAFILFVLVTIVVALFNRRFMFDRLSGASYKSTIQVKQEK; translated from the coding sequence ATGGGATACCTAATTTCTATTAAGGTTGCACTAATCCTTTTTCCAATTTTAGCTTTTCTTATCACGTTGCCGTATATGATTGCGAACTATCGAAAATACGGCTCCGTCAATAAGCTTAGGACTTTGATTTTCTATTCCTTTATTCTGTATTTATTAACTGTATATTTCTTAGTTATTTTACCGTTACCAAATCCAGAATCTGTTCACACAACTTACGCAGAAAATCTGAATTTAATTCCGTTTTCATTCGTCGCAGATTTTATAAAGGATAGTCCACTTGTATTAACAGATAGCTCGACTTGGATTACGGCGATAAAACATCCCACTTTTTACGTTCCTGCTTTCAACATTTTAATGCTCATTCCGTTCGGAATTTACCTGCGCTACTATTTCAAATGTAGCCTTAAAAAGACGTTATTATTGACGGCTATTTTAAGTTTATTCTTTGAGATAACTCAATTGTCTGGACTTTATTTCATCTATTCAGGACCTTACCGATTAGCCGACGTCGATGATATCATCCAGAACACGATAGGCGGATGCGTCGGTTACTTTCTGGGCTGGTTTGCGACGTGGCTACTTCCGTCCAGGGAAGAAATAGATGAAAAATCCTTTGAGGCTGGCTCACGAGTTTCTGGAATTCGTGTTAGTTTATCTCTAATAATCGACGCTGTTATCATCCGTATTCCTTACACCTTATCAAAAACCCAACTTCCGTTTTCGCTATTTTTAGCCCTCTATTTTAGCCTAATTCCTCTACTGAATGGTAAAACTTTTGGTAGTGCATTATTAAAGTTTGGACTCAAATTTGAAAATAAAAAACGGATTCGCACAATTTTCAGAGGAATCTTACTCACGATATATTTTCGCATCATTCCCGCAGGCTTGTTTTACCTCGCGGATGAATTTAATAAGGAAGCGAATTCGCTATTGTTTCTCTGTCTATTCGCAATTACATTCTTAGCATTCATATTATTCGTATTAGTTACAATTGTCGTAGCGTTATTTAATCGACGTTTTATGTTTGATCGTCTATCTGGCGCAAGTTACAAAAGTACGATTCAAGTCAAACAAGAGAAATAA
- a CDS encoding pilin, which translates to MNKLKLILAGLLVVPTVALAVAPAASAEGDFTLTNGVNSARGEGVSDNTASPESLVKQFVNIFLFAVGALSVIMLIWGGIRYTTSAGDSNKVTAAKNTVLYAIVGLVVAILAYAIVNMVIDKFKG; encoded by the coding sequence ATGAATAAATTAAAATTAATCTTGGCGGGACTACTGGTAGTACCAACTGTTGCTTTGGCTGTAGCCCCAGCTGCAAGCGCTGAAGGTGATTTTACCTTAACTAATGGCGTAAATAGTGCAAGAGGAGAAGGTGTGAGTGACAATACTGCAAGCCCTGAGTCTCTAGTTAAGCAATTTGTAAATATATTCTTGTTTGCCGTCGGTGCATTAAGCGTTATTATGCTTATCTGGGGCGGTATCCGATACACTACTTCAGCTGGTGACAGCAATAAGGTTACAGCTGCTAAGAATACAGTTTTGTATGCAATTGTCGGTTTGGTGGTTGCAATTTTGGCATACGCAATCGTCAATATGGTTATTGATAAGTTTAAGGGTTAA
- a CDS encoding VirB4-like conjugal transfer ATPase, CD1110 family: MAKKKLDAVDIAAQQRAREQAEVEQAFLTGVRTLRDFIAPSSIELHSDHFRLGSKYGRTMYVYGYPRQIYTGWLSSIINIDEVLDISMFIYPVDTQIVLNNLRKKVTQLEATMNINMEKGKVRDPGLEAALQDAEELRDQLQIGAEKFFRYGLYITLYADSLDELNFIQHKIETIFGQQLVFSKVASSQQEQGLNSSIPQLTDELQIRRNMNTGAISTSFPFTSADLTDNKGVLYGINMHNNGLVIFDRFSLENANMVVFAKSGAGKSFTVKLEALRSMMVGADIVIIDPENEYQKLCDAVGGSYIRLSLSSDTRINPFDLPRVIDTDEADDALRANLVTLHGLLRQMLGGAGVGAGGQVMAGLSPAEEADIDQALIDTYARVGITSDPLTHNSTPPTISDLYDTLLHMGGTGPSLAQRLRKFTSGTFAGIFSQQSNIDINNNMVVFNIRDLEDELRPTAMYIVLNHIWNITRTDQRKRMLIVDEAWQLMKYDDSANFLFSLAKRARKYQLGLTTITQDVEDFVGSKMGRAIVSNSSMQLLLKQSASAVDVLAQVFKLTDEEQKRLANFPVGQGLFFAGQNHVHIQIQASDTEYNLINTNPVSQQIKPSDSPIGGYGAV; the protein is encoded by the coding sequence ATGGCGAAGAAGAAATTAGACGCCGTTGATATTGCTGCTCAACAACGAGCAAGGGAGCAAGCCGAAGTCGAACAAGCCTTCTTAACTGGTGTTCGAACTTTGCGTGATTTTATCGCGCCAAGTAGTATTGAGCTTCATTCTGACCATTTCCGACTTGGCTCAAAATACGGTCGCACAATGTATGTTTATGGCTATCCTCGCCAAATCTACACCGGCTGGCTTAGCTCAATCATTAACATCGATGAAGTGCTGGATATTAGTATGTTTATTTATCCAGTCGATACGCAAATTGTCCTGAATAACCTGCGTAAAAAAGTTACTCAGTTGGAAGCAACCATGAATATCAACATGGAAAAAGGAAAGGTGCGCGATCCAGGCTTGGAAGCGGCTTTGCAAGACGCCGAAGAATTGCGCGATCAATTGCAGATTGGCGCCGAAAAGTTCTTCCGCTACGGCTTATATATTACGCTTTACGCCGACAGCTTGGACGAGCTAAACTTCATCCAGCATAAAATTGAAACTATTTTTGGTCAACAATTGGTGTTCTCAAAAGTAGCTTCCAGCCAGCAGGAGCAGGGATTGAATAGCTCTATTCCACAATTGACTGATGAACTACAGATTCGCCGCAACATGAACACTGGCGCAATTTCAACCAGCTTTCCATTCACTTCAGCCGATTTAACAGATAATAAGGGCGTGCTTTACGGAATTAATATGCATAATAATGGCTTGGTGATTTTTGACAGATTCTCTCTGGAAAACGCCAATATGGTCGTGTTCGCTAAGTCTGGTGCTGGTAAATCATTTACCGTTAAGCTGGAAGCTTTAAGAAGTATGATGGTCGGGGCTGATATTGTAATTATCGACCCAGAAAACGAGTACCAAAAACTATGCGACGCGGTTGGTGGCAGTTATATTCGATTGAGTTTAAGTAGCGACACGAGAATCAATCCGTTTGATTTGCCGCGTGTTATTGACACTGATGAAGCAGATGACGCACTGCGAGCTAACTTAGTTACACTACACGGACTACTCAGACAAATGCTGGGCGGCGCAGGAGTAGGAGCCGGCGGGCAAGTCATGGCAGGATTATCACCAGCAGAAGAAGCTGATATTGATCAAGCATTGATTGACACCTACGCGCGCGTCGGTATTACTTCGGATCCATTGACGCACAATTCTACGCCACCGACAATTTCCGACCTATACGACACTTTGCTTCATATGGGCGGAACTGGCCCAAGTCTGGCTCAGCGACTTCGCAAATTTACCTCTGGAACGTTTGCTGGAATATTTTCACAACAGAGTAATATTGATATTAATAATAATATGGTTGTCTTTAACATTCGCGACTTGGAAGATGAACTGCGACCAACGGCGATGTATATTGTTCTTAACCATATCTGGAATATTACGCGTACCGACCAGAGGAAACGTATGCTGATTGTTGACGAGGCTTGGCAATTGATGAAATATGACGATTCTGCCAATTTCTTATTCTCGTTAGCCAAGCGCGCCCGCAAATATCAATTAGGCTTAACGACTATCACGCAGGACGTGGAAGATTTCGTCGGAAGTAAAATGGGGCGAGCAATCGTTTCCAACTCCTCAATGCAGCTACTTTTGAAACAGTCTGCCAGCGCCGTTGACGTTTTGGCGCAAGTGTTTAAATTGACAGATGAAGAGCAGAAACGACTAGCCAATTTCCCAGTTGGGCAAGGATTATTCTTTGCTGGACAAAATCACGTTCACATCCAAATTCAGGCTAGTGATACCGAATATAATTTGATCAATACAAATCCTGTATCGCAACAAATAAAACCGTCAGATTCGCCGATCGGCGGCTACGGAGCGGTGTAG